Within the Acidobacteriota bacterium genome, the region GGCGGCGCGCAGCGAGCTCGAAGAGCAGTTGCGGCACGTCCAGAAGATGGAGGCGATCGGCCGGCTGTCGGGCGGCATCGCGCACGACTTCAACAACCTGCTGACGGCGATCCGCGGCTATTCGGAACTGCTGCTCAGGTCGCTGGCCGACTCGCCGTTGCGCGGCGATGTCGAGGAGATCTTCAATGCCGCCGAGCGCGCCGCGACGCTGACCGGCCAGCTGCTGGCGTTCAGCCGCCGGCAGATCCTCTCCCCCGAGATCATTGTCCTCAACCAGCGCGTCATGGACATGAGCCGGATGCTCAACCGGTTGATCGGCGAGCACATTGCCATCGACCTCCACCTCGCCACCGATCTCTGGTCGGTGCGCGCCGACGCGGCACAGCTCGAGCAGGTGCTGGTCAACCTGGCCCTCAACGCGCGCGACGCCATGCCCGAGGGCGGCCGCCTCGCCATCGAGACGGCCAACCGCGAGATCGCCGCGTCGCGGGCGCGCGCCCTCGAGATTGCGCCGGGCTCGTTCGTCGAGCTGGTGGTGCGCGATACCGGCGTCGGCATTCCGCCCGAGGTCCAGGGCCGCATCTTCGAACCGTTCTTCACCACCAAGCCGAAGGGCGCCGGCACCGGGCTCGGCCTGTCGATGGTCTACGGCTTCGTCCGCCAGAGCGGCGGCACGGTCTCGGTGCAGAGCGCGCCGGGCCAGGGCAGTTCCTTCTCGCTGCTGTTGCCGCGCATCGACGATACGACCGCGGCGCCGCTGACGCCCCGCACGCTCGCCGCGCCGCGGCAGGGCACCGGCACGATCCTGATTGCCGAAGACGAACGCGCCTTGCGGCGCCTGTCGGCGACGGTGTTGCGCCAGGCGGGCTACCAGACGATTGAAGCGTCTGACGGCCAGCAGGCGCTGGACCTGTTCACCGTGCACAGCCGCAGCATCGTGATGGTGGTGACCGACGTGGTCATGCCGCGCATGGGCGGCATTGAACTGGCCCGGCGGCTGCGCGCGGTGCGGCCCGGCCTGCCGCTCCTGTTCGTGACCGGGTATGTCGAACAGGGCGAGACGCTGCACGAGCAGGGTACGCCGGTGCTGCTGAAGCCGTTCTCACCCGACGCCCTGCTGAAGAGCGTTGCGGCGGCGGTCGGCAGCGAAGCCACCTGAGCCACGCGCCACGACCGGGCGGACCCGGCGGCGTCCCACTCAGCCGTGGTACACTCGGCGGTCTGTGTCGTCGCGCATTGTCTTGATCGGACCTGAGGACGCGTTGCCCAGCCTGCAGGAGCGCCTGGGCCCCGGCACCGCGGTTCACACCTTTACCGATAGCGAGGCCCTCGAGGCCCTCGATCACATCATTCGCACCAAGCCGGCGATGGTGGCGATGCAGGACGAGTTCTCGGCCACTTCGCGCGGCACCGCCCTCATCAACCGCATCAAGGACGACCCGGCGCTCACGGGGTGCGAGGTCCGCGTGCTCGCGCGCGACAACGAAATGAGCCGGGTCGCGGTGAAGCGCGGCCAGGCCGGTGGCGCCGCCGTGGCGGTGGACGAGCCGGCGCCGGCCCTCGACCAGCGCGGCACCCGCCGCGCCGCGCGCATCCGCATTCGCGAGGGCGTCGAGGTGGCGGTTGATGGCAACCCGGCCGCGCTCATCGACCTCTCGATGGTCGGCGCCATGGTCGTCTCCCCCACCGTGCTCAAGCCCAACCAGCGCGTGCGGGTCATCATGGGCGACGGCAAGGCCGCGGTTCGGTGCAGCGGCGCCGTGGTGTGGGCCGCGTTCGAGATGCCGAAGGGGATGCCGACGCGCTATCGCGCCGGCCTTGATTGGGGCATGACCGCCGAGGCCTCGTCCATCGAGACCTTCGCCGAAAAGAACAAGAAGGCTTAGACCGCCGGGCGTTTCGGCAGCCAGTCCGCGACGACGCTGTCATCGCGGATGATGGTTTCCAGGCGGTCGGAGCCGGTGGAGATCAGCCCGACCGGCACGCCGCTCACCTCTTCCAGCCGCTTGATGTACCGCTGCGCCTCCGCGGGCAACTGCGCGTAGTCGCGCGCGCCCTTGGTGGGCTTCGTCCAGCCGGGCCACGATTCGTAGATCGGCGTGATCGTGCCGGCGGTGTTCAGGTCCGACGGGAACTCGGTGACCGTGCGATCGCCGATCTGGTAGCCGGTGCAGATTTCGATCGTCTCCAGGTCGTCGAGCACGTCGAGCTTCGTCAGCGCGATGCTATCGATGCCGTTGACGCGCACGGCGTAACGCACGGCGACGGCGTCGTACCAGCCGCACCGGCGCGGACGGCCGGTCGACGCGCCGTACTCCTGGCCGGTTTCACGCAGCCGGTTGCCGATCTCCCCCTCTAATTCGGTCGGGAACGGGCCTTCGCCGACGCGCGTCAGGTAGGCCTTGGCGACGCCAAGCACGCCGTGAATCGCCTTGGGCGGAATACCAAGACCGGTGCAGGCGCCGCCGATCGTGGCGTTGGACGAGGTGACGTACGGGTACGTGCCGTGATCGATGTCGAGCATGGCGCCCTGCGCGCCTTCGATCAGGATGCGCTGCCCCGCCCGGCGGGCCTCGTCGAGGGCCAGCGAGACGTCGCCGGTCCAGCGGCGCATGCGGTCGCCATACGCCAGCAACTGGTCGTACACCGGTTTCCAGTCGAGCGTGGAATCCTTGATCATGCGGTTGCGCGCGCTGACGTTCTCGCGCACTTCGTCGGCCAGCGCCTGGGTGTCGACGAGGTCGCACACCCGGATGCCGCGGCGGCCGATCTTGTCCTCGTAGGCCGGGCCGATGCCGCGCGAGGTGGTGCCGATCTTGCGCTCGCCGCGCCGCGCTTCGCTCAGGATGTCGAGCTCGCGGTGATACGGCAGGATCAGGTGCGCCTTGTCGCTGATCAGCAGGCGGTCGCCGACATCGATGCCGAGCTGGGCCAGTTCCTCGATTTCCTTGAACAACGCCTGCGGATCGACCACCACGCCGTTGCCGATTACACACTTCACGCCAGCGTGGAGGATGCCCGACGGGATCAGGTGGAGGACGAACTTCTTGCCATTCACGTAAACGGTATGGCCGGCGTTGTGACCGCCCTGGTACCGCGCCACCAGCGAAAAGTTGGGCGTCATGAGGTCGACGATCTTCCCCTTGCCTTCGTCGCCGAACTGCGCCCCCAGGACCACGATGTTCATATCTCTCTACTGTATCCTAATGATTCGATGATCCTGCTGGACGGCGCCACACTCTCCCTCGACAACCTGCTCGCCATTGCCGACGATTTCGCCGAGGTCGGCCTCGCCCCGGAGGCGCGGGCCCGCGTGGCGGCGGCCCGCGCGGTGGTGGAGGCCAAGGCCGCTGGGACCGAAGCGGTTTACGGTGTGAACACCGGCTTCGGCAACTTCGCCGAGACGCGAATCGAACAGGCCGACCTCGCCGCGCTGCAACTGAACCTGCTTCGCAGCCACGCCGCCGGCGTGGACGCGCCGCTGCCGGTGCGGGCCGTGCGCGCCTCGATGGCGCTGCGCGCCAACGTGCTCGCCAAGGGCTATTCGGGTATTCGCACCGAAACACTCGAGGCGTTGCTCGCCCTGCTCAATCGCCGGGTGCATCCGCACGTGCCGTCGCGCGGGTCGGTCGGCGCCAGCGGTGATCTTGCGCCACTGGCGCACCTGGCGCTGGTCCTGGTCGGCGAAGGCGAGACCTGGGACGATGGCGTGCGGGTCGCGGGTGCGAAGGCCCTGGCCGCGGCCGGACTCGACCCGGTGGTGCTTGGCCCGAAAGAAGGGCTGGCCCTGATCAACGGCACACAGGTCTCGACCGCGGTGCTGGCGCTGGCGCTGGCCGGCGCCGAGCGCCTGGGCCGCGCCGCCGATATCGCGGCCGCCATGTCCATCGACGGCCTCATGGGCTCGATGCACCCGTTCGAGGCGCGCATCCACGACGCTCGCCCGTTTGCGGGACAGGGCGCCGTCGCCGGCAACTTGTTGCGCTTGATGGCGGGCAGCGGAATCAATTCGTCGCACGTCAATTGCGGTCGCGTGCAGGATGCCTACTCGATGCGGTGTACGCCGCAGGTTCATGGCGCAGCGCGGGAAGCGCTGACCTGGGTCCGTCATATCGTTCACACCGAAATGAACGCGGCGACCGACAACCCCATGGTGTTCGTGGCCGAGGGCGACGCGATGGGCGAAATAATCTCGGGCGGAAACTTTCACGGAGCGCCGCTGGCGTTGGCGGCCGATTTGCTGGCCATGGCCGTGGCGCAATTGGCAACCATCAGCGAGCGGCGGTCGGAACGCTTGGTTAATCCCGCCTTAAGTGGCTTGCCGGCGTTCCTGACCCGGCATGGCGGCCTGCAGTCCGGGTTTATGATCGCGCAGGTCACGGCCGCAGCCCTGACGTCCGAAATCAAGACACTCGCGCATCCGGCGTCGGTCGATACGATTCCCACCTCGGCGAATAAAGAAGATCACGTGAGCATGAGCATGCATGCCGCGCTCAAAGCGGAACGCGCCTTGCAGTTGCTTACGCACGTCATCGGGATCGAGATACTCTGCGGGTGTCAGGCGCTTGACTTGCATGCGCCGCTGCGCAGTTCAGAACCGTTAATGCGCGCGCACGCGGAAGTGCGACAGCAGGTGCCGATGCTCGTTGACGACCGCCCGCCGGCACCGGATATCGAGGCGATCACGAAATTGATCCGTAACGGAAGGCTTGAGTACGCGACCGGCATCGTTGTCAACTGATTTCAATTTGCACTTTCAGTTTGACAACCGGAGCACCACTGCTTAGTTTCTATCTTCACGCTCGCCCCCTCGTCGAGAAGACGTACCGCAGATGCCCATGACTGTTCATTCACTCCGCGCCGCTCGCGGCACGACGCTCTCGTGCCAGGGCTGGCCACAGGAAGCCGCGCTGCGGATGCTGATGAACAATCTCGATCCCGAAGTCGCCGAGCGGCCCGAAGATTTAATCGTCTACGGCGGCACCGGCAAGGCCGCGCGCAACTGGGAGGCGTTCGACGCCATCGTTCGCTCGCTGCGGTCGCTGTCCCACGATGAAACACTCATCGTCCAGTCAGGAAAGCCCGTCGGCATCTTCAAGACGCACGCCGGCGCGCCGCGCGTGTTGATTGCCAACGCGAACCTGGTGCCGAAATGGGCGACCTGGGAGACGTTTCGCGATCTCGAAGACCGCGGTCTCACCATGTACGGCCAGATGACGGCCGGCAGCTGGATCTACATCGGCACGCAAGGCATTCTCCAGGGCACCTACGAAACGCTGGCCGCGATCGCGCGCCGGCATTTTGGCGGCACGCTCAGCGGCCGGATCGTCGTGACCGCCGGCCTCGGTGGCATGGGCGGCGCCCAGCCGCTGGCGGTCACCATGAATGGCGGCGTGGCGCTCGTCGTCGAAGTGGACCCGGCGCGCATCGACAAGCGGCTGGCGTCGCAGTACCTGGACGAAAGCATCACCGACCTTGACGCCGCGGTGCGCCGCGCGCAGCAGTGCGCGGCCGACGGCGTGGCCCGTTCCATCGGCGTGCTCGGCAACGCCGCCGAGGTGCTGCCGGCGCTCGTCGCGCGGGGGTTCCTGCCCGACGTCGTCACCGACCAGACCTCCGCCCACGATCCGCTGGTCGGCTATATTCCCGCGGGGCTGTCGCTGGCCGAGGCCGCCCGCCTGCGCACCGCCGATCCGGCCGACTACGAGCGGCGTGCGGTCGCGAGCATGGGCGTCCACGTCGCCGCGATGCGGGCGTGGCAACAGCGCGGCGCGATCGTGTTCGACTACGGCAACAACATCCGCGCGCACGCGGTCACGGCCGGCGTCGCCGATGCATTCGAGATCCCGGGGTTCGTGCCGGCGTACATCCGGCCGCTGTTCTGCGAGGGCAAGGGCCCGTTCCGCTGGGTGGCGCTGTCGGGCGACCCCGAAGACATTCGCGTCACCGACCGCGCGGTGCTCGAGTTGTTTCCCCACGACGAGCCGCTGTGCCGGTGGATCCGGCTGGCCGGCGAACGGGTACAGTTCCAGGGCCTGCCGGCGCGCATTTGCTGGCTCGGGCAGGGCGACCGCGCGCGGTTCGGCCTCAAGCTCAACGAGTTGGTGCGCACCGGCGCGGTCTCGGCGCCGATCGTCATTGGCCGCGATCATCTCGACACCGGATCGGTGGCCTCACCTAA harbors:
- the hutU gene encoding urocanate hydratase; the encoded protein is MPMTVHSLRAARGTTLSCQGWPQEAALRMLMNNLDPEVAERPEDLIVYGGTGKAARNWEAFDAIVRSLRSLSHDETLIVQSGKPVGIFKTHAGAPRVLIANANLVPKWATWETFRDLEDRGLTMYGQMTAGSWIYIGTQGILQGTYETLAAIARRHFGGTLSGRIVVTAGLGGMGGAQPLAVTMNGGVALVVEVDPARIDKRLASQYLDESITDLDAAVRRAQQCAADGVARSIGVLGNAAEVLPALVARGFLPDVVTDQTSAHDPLVGYIPAGLSLAEAARLRTADPADYERRAVASMGVHVAAMRAWQQRGAIVFDYGNNIRAHAVTAGVADAFEIPGFVPAYIRPLFCEGKGPFRWVALSGDPEDIRVTDRAVLELFPHDEPLCRWIRLAGERVQFQGLPARICWLGQGDRARFGLKLNELVRTGAVSAPIVIGRDHLDTGSVASPNRETEGMRDGSDAIADWPILNALLNASAGATWVSVHHGGGVGIGYSIHAGMVIVADGTREADERLARVLTCDPGMGVVRHADAGYPEAIQTARDHGVRIPMQEMSR
- the hutH gene encoding histidine ammonia-lyase; the encoded protein is MILLDGATLSLDNLLAIADDFAEVGLAPEARARVAAARAVVEAKAAGTEAVYGVNTGFGNFAETRIEQADLAALQLNLLRSHAAGVDAPLPVRAVRASMALRANVLAKGYSGIRTETLEALLALLNRRVHPHVPSRGSVGASGDLAPLAHLALVLVGEGETWDDGVRVAGAKALAAAGLDPVVLGPKEGLALINGTQVSTAVLALALAGAERLGRAADIAAAMSIDGLMGSMHPFEARIHDARPFAGQGAVAGNLLRLMAGSGINSSHVNCGRVQDAYSMRCTPQVHGAAREALTWVRHIVHTEMNAATDNPMVFVAEGDAMGEIISGGNFHGAPLALAADLLAMAVAQLATISERRSERLVNPALSGLPAFLTRHGGLQSGFMIAQVTAAALTSEIKTLAHPASVDTIPTSANKEDHVSMSMHAALKAERALQLLTHVIGIEILCGCQALDLHAPLRSSEPLMRAHAEVRQQVPMLVDDRPPAPDIEAITKLIRNGRLEYATGIVVN
- a CDS encoding adenylosuccinate synthase, which translates into the protein MNIVVLGAQFGDEGKGKIVDLMTPNFSLVARYQGGHNAGHTVYVNGKKFVLHLIPSGILHAGVKCVIGNGVVVDPQALFKEIEELAQLGIDVGDRLLISDKAHLILPYHRELDILSEARRGERKIGTTSRGIGPAYEDKIGRRGIRVCDLVDTQALADEVRENVSARNRMIKDSTLDWKPVYDQLLAYGDRMRRWTGDVSLALDEARRAGQRILIEGAQGAMLDIDHGTYPYVTSSNATIGGACTGLGIPPKAIHGVLGVAKAYLTRVGEGPFPTELEGEIGNRLRETGQEYGASTGRPRRCGWYDAVAVRYAVRVNGIDSIALTKLDVLDDLETIEICTGYQIGDRTVTEFPSDLNTAGTITPIYESWPGWTKPTKGARDYAQLPAEAQRYIKRLEEVSGVPVGLISTGSDRLETIIRDDSVVADWLPKRPAV
- a CDS encoding ATP-binding protein, which translates into the protein MADLHSLLRRQLKRHFPGGAIPDGLQPMLDAVDEAYRQFDDDRAMLERSLDLSSQELLQANTELRALVGAFPDQILRLDRNGVILDVKGAAHSEPARGWVTGSAIVSLLDAAARGPMAAALARIVQDVVPVNLELEIGADTATPRHYEARLQPMADAQVMLILRDVTERYYAEKQLRASQLALHEAHRDLERRVDERTAALARVNSELRREMADRQAAEAARSELEEQLRHVQKMEAIGRLSGGIAHDFNNLLTAIRGYSELLLRSLADSPLRGDVEEIFNAAERAATLTGQLLAFSRRQILSPEIIVLNQRVMDMSRMLNRLIGEHIAIDLHLATDLWSVRADAAQLEQVLVNLALNARDAMPEGGRLAIETANREIAASRARALEIAPGSFVELVVRDTGVGIPPEVQGRIFEPFFTTKPKGAGTGLGLSMVYGFVRQSGGTVSVQSAPGQGSSFSLLLPRIDDTTAAPLTPRTLAAPRQGTGTILIAEDERALRRLSATVLRQAGYQTIEASDGQQALDLFTVHSRSIVMVVTDVVMPRMGGIELARRLRAVRPGLPLLFVTGYVEQGETLHEQGTPVLLKPFSPDALLKSVAAAVGSEAT
- a CDS encoding PilZ domain-containing protein; this encodes MSSRIVLIGPEDALPSLQERLGPGTAVHTFTDSEALEALDHIIRTKPAMVAMQDEFSATSRGTALINRIKDDPALTGCEVRVLARDNEMSRVAVKRGQAGGAAVAVDEPAPALDQRGTRRAARIRIREGVEVAVDGNPAALIDLSMVGAMVVSPTVLKPNQRVRVIMGDGKAAVRCSGAVVWAAFEMPKGMPTRYRAGLDWGMTAEASSIETFAEKNKKA